In Amycolatopsis endophytica, the following are encoded in one genomic region:
- the dhaL gene encoding dihydroxyacetone kinase subunit DhaL, protein MTTLGTAATFKRDWLDGFVTAYGREVRKVPGAYGVLGRGVPRQGKVAVVIGGGCGHYPAFAGLVGPGLADAAVVGDVFTSPSAEQVYRTARAAEAGAGVLFAYGNYAGDVLHFGLAARRLAAEGIQSRTILVTDDIASGPADAPEKRRGVAGDFIVFKVAGAAAERGDDLAGVHAAAVRANANTRTFGVAFGGCTLPGAEQPLFTVGESEMELGLGIHGEPGVRTVGRLGAAELADELVDGLLPELPPGDGRVAVLVNGLGRTKYEEMFVTYGRIHERLAAAGHTPVHTEVGEFVTSLDMAGVSLSVLVLDDELAELYGAPCDTPGYRSGGAIFEPVALSSTVDKQLDRPEGDGIEVVDRVLTAAMRSIEENEHELGRLDAVAADGDHGLGMTRGIRAAVSAAREAAGSPVADTLLAAGTALADAAGGASGALYGVLLAETGAGLRADEITTAVVADAVDGAVRAFTELGKAELGEKTMLDAIEPFRQALRKQAEAGAALPDAWRKAAQAATLAAEETANLVPAKGRAARLAQRSKGHADPGATSFALIVTAIGEALDKEGN, encoded by the coding sequence ATGACCACGCTGGGAACGGCCGCGACGTTCAAACGGGACTGGCTGGACGGCTTCGTCACCGCCTACGGCCGTGAGGTTCGCAAGGTGCCCGGCGCCTACGGCGTGCTCGGCCGCGGTGTACCCCGCCAGGGCAAGGTCGCGGTGGTCATCGGCGGTGGCTGCGGGCACTACCCGGCCTTCGCCGGGCTGGTCGGTCCCGGGCTGGCCGACGCGGCGGTGGTCGGTGACGTGTTCACCAGCCCGAGTGCCGAGCAGGTCTACCGCACCGCACGGGCCGCCGAGGCGGGCGCCGGAGTCCTGTTCGCCTACGGCAACTACGCGGGCGACGTCCTGCACTTCGGTCTCGCCGCGCGCCGCCTGGCCGCAGAGGGCATCCAGAGCCGCACCATCCTGGTCACCGACGACATCGCCAGCGGTCCGGCCGACGCGCCGGAGAAACGCCGTGGCGTGGCCGGTGACTTCATCGTCTTCAAGGTCGCCGGTGCCGCGGCCGAGCGCGGTGACGACCTCGCCGGGGTGCACGCGGCGGCGGTCAGGGCCAACGCGAACACCCGCACGTTCGGTGTCGCCTTCGGCGGCTGCACGCTGCCGGGCGCGGAGCAGCCGCTGTTCACGGTCGGTGAGTCCGAAATGGAGCTGGGGCTGGGCATCCATGGTGAGCCGGGCGTCCGCACGGTCGGCCGCCTCGGCGCCGCGGAGCTGGCCGACGAGCTGGTCGACGGTCTGCTGCCCGAGCTGCCGCCGGGCGACGGCCGGGTCGCGGTGCTGGTCAACGGGCTGGGCCGGACGAAGTACGAAGAGATGTTCGTGACCTACGGCCGCATCCACGAGCGCCTGGCCGCCGCGGGCCACACCCCGGTGCACACGGAGGTCGGCGAGTTCGTCACGTCGCTGGACATGGCCGGGGTGTCGCTGTCGGTCCTGGTGCTGGACGACGAGCTGGCCGAACTGTACGGAGCACCGTGCGACACCCCCGGCTACCGCAGCGGCGGCGCCATCTTCGAGCCGGTCGCCCTGTCGTCCACTGTGGACAAGCAGCTGGACCGGCCGGAGGGCGACGGCATCGAGGTCGTCGACCGCGTGCTGACCGCGGCCATGCGCAGCATCGAGGAGAACGAGCACGAGCTGGGCCGCCTGGACGCGGTCGCCGCGGACGGTGACCACGGGCTGGGCATGACCCGCGGGATCCGGGCCGCCGTCTCGGCCGCGCGCGAAGCGGCCGGTTCCCCGGTCGCCGACACGTTGCTGGCCGCCGGAACCGCTCTCGCCGATGCCGCGGGCGGTGCGTCGGGGGCCCTGTACGGAGTCCTGCTCGCCGAAACGGGCGCCGGGCTGCGGGCCGACGAGATCACGACGGCCGTCGTCGCCGACGCCGTGGACGGTGCGGTGCGGGCGTTCACCGAGCTGGGCAAGGCCGAGCTGGGCGAGAAAACCATGCTCGACGCGATCGAGCCGTTCCGGCAGGCGCTGCGCAAGCAGGCCGAAGCCGGTGCCGCGCTGCCGGACGCGTGGCGCAAGGCCGCGCAGGCGGCCACGCTCGCCGCCGAGGAGACCGCGAACCTGGTGCCCGCCAAGGGACGCGCGGCCCGGCTGGCGCAGCGCAGCAAGGGGCACGCCGACCCGGGCGCGACCTCGTTCGCCCTGATCGTCACGGCGATCGGGGAAGCACTGGACAAGGAGGGGAACTGA
- a CDS encoding ribose-5-phosphate isomerase translates to MRVVVAADNAGVLLKNEVRELLRADERVTEVIDLGVDSPDDDRAYPIFGLAAAEKIANGEAERGVLVCGTGIGVAISANKVPGVRATVAHDSYSAERSVKSNNCQIITFGARVIGAELAKKIVTEWLGYEFDPGSPSAAKVAHITDYEKVHAAS, encoded by the coding sequence ATGCGGGTCGTGGTGGCCGCGGACAACGCGGGCGTGCTGCTGAAGAACGAAGTGCGGGAGCTGCTGCGTGCCGACGAGCGGGTCACCGAGGTGATCGACCTCGGGGTCGACAGCCCGGACGACGACCGCGCGTACCCGATCTTCGGCCTGGCCGCGGCGGAGAAGATCGCGAACGGCGAGGCCGAGCGCGGCGTCCTGGTCTGCGGCACCGGTATCGGCGTGGCGATCTCGGCGAACAAGGTGCCGGGTGTGCGCGCGACCGTCGCGCACGATTCATACTCTGCCGAGCGGTCCGTGAAGTCGAACAACTGCCAGATCATCACGTTCGGCGCCCGGGTCATCGGAGCCGAACTGGCGAAGAAGATCGTCACCGAATGGCTGGGATACGAGTTCGACCCCGGTTCGCCCAGCGCGGCCAAGGTCGCCCACATCACCGACTACGAGAAGGTCCACGCGGCCAGCTGA
- a CDS encoding 2-hydroxyacid dehydrogenase, whose product MRVLCAGDEFVGNNLLADAVRAEVPAEPEFAELSLPWPVEPFGPVGGVHEASGTEDQVIEALAGAEVAVTQMAPFTKKVFAAAPGLKLVSVCRGGPVNVDLPAATEAGVAVTYAPGRNATAAAEFAIGMILAAMRRISTSSAELLGGTWRGDYYAYPNAGLELEGTTVGLVGYGAIGSRVAKVLVAFGSKVLVADPYAQREQIAADGAELVELEDLLRRCSVVSLHARLTDETRHLINGERLALLPEGAVLVNSARGGLLDYAPLPGLLKSGRLGALALDVYDVEPPPADWALRDAPNVIATPHLAGASRQTAERAARIVAAEVGRYARGEQLANVANPDVLR is encoded by the coding sequence GTGCGCGTTCTGTGCGCGGGAGACGAGTTCGTCGGCAACAACCTGCTGGCCGACGCGGTCCGGGCCGAGGTGCCTGCCGAGCCCGAGTTCGCCGAGCTGTCGCTGCCGTGGCCGGTCGAGCCGTTCGGGCCGGTCGGCGGGGTGCACGAGGCCAGCGGCACCGAGGACCAGGTCATCGAGGCCCTCGCCGGTGCCGAGGTCGCGGTCACCCAGATGGCGCCGTTCACCAAGAAGGTCTTCGCCGCCGCGCCCGGCCTCAAGCTGGTCTCGGTATGCCGGGGCGGGCCGGTGAACGTCGACCTCCCGGCAGCCACCGAGGCGGGCGTCGCGGTCACGTACGCGCCGGGGCGCAACGCGACCGCCGCCGCCGAGTTCGCGATCGGCATGATCCTCGCCGCCATGCGCCGCATCTCGACATCGTCGGCGGAGCTGCTGGGCGGCACCTGGCGCGGCGACTACTACGCCTACCCGAACGCCGGTCTGGAGCTGGAGGGCACCACCGTCGGCCTGGTCGGTTACGGCGCCATCGGCTCGCGCGTGGCCAAGGTGCTGGTGGCGTTCGGGTCGAAGGTGCTGGTCGCGGACCCGTACGCGCAGCGCGAACAGATCGCCGCGGACGGCGCCGAACTGGTCGAGCTGGAGGACCTGTTGCGCCGCTGCTCCGTGGTGAGCCTGCACGCGAGGCTGACCGACGAGACGCGCCACCTGATCAACGGCGAGCGTCTGGCGCTGCTGCCCGAAGGCGCGGTGCTGGTCAACTCCGCTCGTGGCGGGCTGTTGGACTACGCGCCGCTGCCCGGTCTGCTCAAGTCCGGACGACTGGGTGCGCTCGCCCTCGACGTGTACGACGTCGAGCCGCCGCCCGCGGACTGGGCGCTACGTGACGCCCCGAACGTCATCGCGACACCGCACCTCGCGGGCGCCAGCCGCCAGACCGCGGAGCGTGCCGCGCGGATCGTCGCCGCCGAGGTCGGCCGCTACGCGCGTGGGGAGCAGCTGGCCAACGTCGCCAACCCGGATGTGCTGCGATGA